The following proteins come from a genomic window of Saccharomyces mikatae IFO 1815 strain IFO1815 genome assembly, chromosome: 7:
- the RPL24A gene encoding 60S ribosomal protein eL24 (similar to Saccharomyces cerevisiae RPL24A (YGL031C) and RPL24B (YGR148C); ancestral locus Anc_4.84) has translation MKVEIDSFSGAKIYPGRGTLFVRGDSKIFRFQNSKSASLFKQRKNPRRIAWTVLFRKHHKKGITEEVAKKRSRKTVKAQRPITGASLDLIKERRSLKPEVRKANREEKLRANKEKKRADKAARKAEKAKSAGVQGSKVSKQQAKGAFQKVAATSR, from the coding sequence ATGAAGGTTGAAATCGATTCTTTTTCAGGTGCTAAAATCTACCCAGGTAGAGGTACCTTGTTTGTCCGTGGTGACTCCAAGATCTTCAGATTCCAAAACTCCAAATCTGCTTCTTTGTTCaagcaaagaaagaacCCAAGAAGAATCGCTTGGACTGTCTTGTTTAGAAAGCACCACAAGAAGGGTATTACCGAAGAAGTTGCTAAGAAGAGATCTAGAAAGACCGTCAAGGCCCAAAGACCAATCACTGGTGCTTCTTTAGACTTGATCAAGGAAAGAAGATCTTTGAAGCCAGAAGTTAGAAAGGCTAacagagaagaaaaattgagagccaacaaggaaaagaagagagcTGACAAGGCTGCTAGAAAGGCTGAAAAGGCTAAATCTGCTGGTGTTCAAGGTTCCAAGGTTTCCAAGCAACAAGCTAAGGGTGCTTTCCAAAAGGTTGCTGCTACTTCTCGTTAA
- the AGA2 gene encoding Aga2p (similar to Saccharomyces cerevisiae AGA2 (YGL032C); ancestral locus Anc_4.83), protein MQFLCCLSLFSVLVSVLAQELKISCEQIPSATLESTPYSVSTTAILANGKAMQGVFEYYRSVTFVRNCDSTSVTTKTSSPKNTQYVF, encoded by the coding sequence ATGCAATTTCTTTGCTGTTTATCACTATTTTCCGTCTTAGTTTCAGTTTTAGCGCAAGAACTGAAGATTTCATGTGAACAAATCCCCTCAGCAACTTTAGAGTCGACACCATATTCTGTTTCGACAACTGCTATTCTCGCAAATGGGAAAGCAATGCAAGGAGTTTTCGAATATTACCGATCTGTAACATTTGTCAGGAACTGTGATTCTACTTCCGTAACGACTAAAACAAGCAGTCCTAAAAACACACAGTATGTTTTTTAA
- the HOP2 gene encoding Hop2p (similar to Saccharomyces cerevisiae HOP2 (YGL033W); ancestral locus Anc_4.81), whose product MAKDALDAVIKEPENEELLTIIEGEEKELTEIESKLQNLQEDWNPANDEIVKQIMSEDTLLQKEITKRSKICKNLIATIKDSVCPKNMNEFLVCNLNSKSFFFVIILT is encoded by the coding sequence ATGGCCAAAGACGCTCTTGACGCTGTGATCAAGGAACCTGAGAACGAAGAACTTTTAACAATCATTGAAGgcgaagaaaaagagtTAACAGAAATTGAGTCaaaattacaaaatttACAGGAGGATTGGAATCCAGCCAATGACGAAATTGTGAAGCAAATTATGTCCGAAGATACACTcttacaaaaagaaatcacgAAGAGGTCAAAGATTTGTAAAAACTTGATTGCCACAATAAAGGACTCAGTGTGCccaaaaaatatgaacGAATTTCTAGTATGTAATCTGAACAGCaagagttttttttttgttattataCTAACATGA